The following nucleotide sequence is from Kiritimatiella glycovorans.
CCGCGCTCGAAACACAACTGCGAGAATACGACGCGGCGCCGCAGCCATGGGATGAAGCGGACCGGACCGGTCTGCGCGCCGACCATCCGTATGCCGGGCCTGTACTGGCAACCGCATCCGGAGCGCGCGTCTTCGTCCTGCTCAATCCCCCGCCCGATTCGCTCCCGCTGCTGCGCGCGGCGCGCGAGCGGTGCCGGTGAAAGCGCGGACGGCGAAGTCTCACGCGGGTTCCGGCGGCTTATTCAATCCACATCCGTTCGATTTCCTCGAGCGATTTGCCTTTGGTCTCCGGCACGTAGCGAAGCACGACAAAGATCGTGACGGCGCAGAAGGCCGCGTAGACCCAGAACGGGAAGGCGTGGTTGAACGTATCCACGAGCACGGGATGATCGTTCATGATCGGAAAGGTCTGCGACACCGCGTAGCAGGAGATCCAGAGCACGACCGTGGACAGCGCCATCGCACGCCCTCGGATGCGCGTGGGGAAGATTTCCGAGAGCACGACCCAGACCACCGGCCCGAGTGACATCGCGAAGCAGGCGATGTAGATCAGCACGAAGATCAGCGCCCACGCCCCGGTGGCGCGGAAGAAAAAACCGAATCCCAGCGTCAGCAGCGAGAGGCCCATGCCCGCCGATCCGATGACCATGAGCGGCTTGCGCCCGAAGCGGTCCACCGTATACAGCGCGATCACGGTGAACGTCATGTTCACCAGTCCCACCGCGACCGTCTGGAGCAGCGCTGCATTCATGTCCGCGCCGAGGTCTTTAAAAATTTCCGGGGCGTAGTAGAGCACCACGTTAATCCCGGTGACCTGCTGCAGGATCGCGAGGCTGATCCCGATGATGAGCAGGATACGCATACGCGGCTGGAAGAGCTGGGCCAGCGAACCGCCCTCGTGTGCCAGGTTGGTCCGGATCTCGCGCAGCTCGTGCTCGGCGTGAGCCGGACCGTCGACGCGCGTAAGGACCCCGTTCGCGATCTTTTCCCGGCCCATCTTCACCAGCCAGCGCGGACTCTCGGGAACCAGAAATAAAAGCAGGAACAGAAGCAGGGCCGGCACGGACTCGGACGCGAACATCCAGCGCCAGCCGAAGTTCAGGTTCCAGGTTTCGCTGATGCCCGCCCCGTGCCGTTCGATGAAGAAGTTGACGAAGTAGACGACGACCATTCCCAGCACGATGGCGAACTGGTTAACGGTCACCATGCGCCCGCGAATCCGTGCCGGGGAGACCTCCGCGATGTACATCGGCGAGGTGAGCGAGGCCGCGCCCACGCCGACCCCACCGAGAATACGGAAAAGGACGAATTCCGTAAGCGAGCGGGGCATCGCCGACCCGACGGCGGAGATGAAGAAACACACCGCGGCGAAGATCAGCGTCTTTTTCCGACCCAGCCGGTCGCTGAGCGTACCTGCCAGCGCGGCACCGAAAATGCAGCCGATCAAGGCGCTCGACGCCGCCCAGCCGGTCATCGCCGGGGAGAGATCAAAGAAATCGCGCAGGAATCCCACCGCACCCGATATGACCGCTGTGTCGTACCCGAACAGCAGTCCGCCCAGCGCCGCCACCATCGCGATCAGCGCCACATACAGCATATTTCCGCCGGCCCGTTCCTTCATCCCGCCTCCTTTGCAGTGTAGCGGTAAGTATCTAACACCGCGGGGGGTGCGGAACAAGGAGGATCGGAATGGACGATGGAAGGCATGTCAGAGGGGGCTGCAGGAATTTTTTTGACTTCAACATGGCACGAAAACGCGCTCGCCCCCCCTGTGAACATTGAAGTGAGTATTGAATCAGGGTGTCCCGGCGGGAAAAAAGGGGATCTACAGGACGTTTATTGCGGCGCAAAAAACCGTATCCGCGTTCATCCGCGCGACCCTTAATTCCCCGCGCCATAGTGCCGCGCGCAACCAGCAGTTCTCATTATGGCCGCATTCCGACCGCGGACGGCGCGGCAGCCGTCCCTCTCGAGTCGATATCCGACGCATTTTCGGGCACTGGGAGGGTCGGGTGCCACCCCGACCGAAAAGGGTGAAGCCATAATGAGAATCGCTGGCGCGCAACGGGGCGGTATTGTCATCCCGCGCGCGACGGTATACAGTGTTGCGCTTTACGGGGAGTAGCTCAGCCTGGCAGAGCGCCAGCTTTGGGAGCTGGATGTCGCAGGTTCGAATCCTGTCTCCCCGATTCCCCACCCCTTTTTTTTATCTCATTTTCTGGTAGGTTGTAAACCCAAATGCCGCATGTAGTGGTCTTGTTTCATTTATGAGATCGTTTTGAGTTCGTTCGTGAAGAGTTCGTGAGGGGTCATGAAGTCGAGGATCCGGCGCGGGTAGTTATTGATCCATAGCTCGATGTCGCGGATTTTCTGCTTGGTAAAGCGCGCGATATCCCGGCCCTTGGCCACGAACCGTCTGATCATCCTGTTGCCGTTCTCGTTCGATCCGCGTTCCCAGGATGAGTATGGGTGGGCGTAGAAGATCTGGGTTCGCTGTTGCTTCGAGAAGGAAGAGGCTTCTAAGGCTTCGAAGTCCAGGAACTCGCTGCCGTTGTCGACCGTGATGGTCTTGAAGATCTGACGGAAGCAGCGGGAGCCATGTTCACGCTCGAGCCCTCTGAGAACTTTGAGCACGCTGGCTTGGCTCTTATCAGGCAGCTTGCGAATGATCGTGATCCGATGTCTGCGTTCCACCAGGGTCAATAGGGCGGCATTGGACCCGCGCGTGGGGCCGGTCACCAGGTCCATCTCCCAGTGTCCGAACTCCTCGCGCGTCTCGGCTCCTTCGGGACGCTGGTCGATGCTTTTGCCTTTGGAAATCCGCTTCGCCAACCGCCGAGCGCCGCGTTTGCGCCGCTTGGCTCGCTTACGCTTCTCCCACAGTGACTCGTTGCTGAGCCCGAAAATGACGCCTTTATCGATGTAGTTATAGATCGTCTTGGTGCACACCACCTCCTCCAGACCGGCCTGACGCATCCGAAAGGCGACTACATCGGGCGATTCCTTATGTTCCACAATGCGGCAACGGATGAATTCGGCCAGCGCATAGTTGCGGCCCAGCCTCAGACCGGGCCCCCTTGCGGTGGCGTGGTAATCATGGAGGTCCTGGCCGCGATCGCTGCTGTAGGTCCGGTATTCCCGCCACTCCGAGTCCCGGTGGGTCACCGTCCCGCGCTTGAGCTCACGCTGGATCGTACGCGGGTGACGCTCCAAGGCGGCCGCGATGTCCCGTGGGGGGATCCCCCCACGGGACATCCGCTCAATCACCATGCGCTCCACCCTCGTCAAGTGCTTGCCCTTCCTGCTATTCTGATTCTGTTCCATGCCGTCTCCTTCCTCTGTTGTCCTGTTGTAAGACCACAAAGGATAGCGAACCACGGCATGGAACGCTCTCTCCTATACCTGCGGCATTTCACATTACACTTCTCATTTATCTCATTTTCTCCATAAACGCTTTTGCACGCTCTGAACTATATGCTAATTAACACCCCGGAGCATTAACTATTACGACCTGAAAAGAGGTGTGGAGGAAAGGGCGAATGAACATTGTGCGAAAAGTGGCGTTGGCGGCGGTCGTGTGGCTCGGGGCGACGGTTGCGTTCGGGGCGGCGTCACGGCAGCCGAACGTTGTGCTCGTGATGGCGGATGATCTCGGCTGGGGCGATGTGGGGTATCACGGCGGCGAGGCGGCGACGCCGAACATTGACCGGATCAGCTCGCAGGGGGTCCGCTTCTCGCGTTTCTACGCGCAACCTATCTGTTCGCCCACGCGGGCGGCGCTGATGACCGGGCGCTACGCATGGCGCTCGGGCATGGCTTCGGGCGTGGTGCTCAATCATCTGGACTACGGACTGCCGCTCGACGAGGTCACGCTCGGCGAGGTCATGAAGAGCGCGGGCTACGGGACGTATTGCGTCGGCAAATGGCATCTCGGCCATGTCACTCCGGAATATCTCCCGACCGAACGCGGGTTCGATTACCACTATGGTCTCTACACGGCGATCGATCACTTCACGCACAAGTGGAACGGCGCACTCGACTGGCACCGCAACCGTGAGCCGCTCCGCGAGGAGGGCTACGCGACGGACCTGCTCGGCGATGACTGCGTACGGATCATAGAGGAGCACGAATTCGATGAGGAGCCGATGTTTCTCTACCACCCCATGTTCGCCGTGCACGCCTGGAACCAGTCGACCGAGGAATACATGGCGCCGTACTCGGACGTCAAAGACCCCAAGCGCCGCGGGCTGCTCGGCCTGATCGCGGCGATGGACAATCAGTTCGGGCGGATCGTCGACGCCCTGGAGGCGCGTGGCCAGCTCCAGAATACACTGGTGTTCTTCCTCTCCGACAATGGGGGCTGCGAGCGGCAGGCGGGCGAGAACGGGCCGCTGCGCGCGGGCAAGGGTTCCTACTACGAGGGCGGGGTGCGCGTGCCTGCCTTCGCCTACTGGCTCGGAAAGATCGAGGGCGGCCGGACGAGCGACGCCTTGGCGCATGCGGTCGACATCATGCCTACGCTCGCGAATCTCGTCGGTGCGGAGCTGCCCGACAAGCCGATCGACGGCCGCGACCTCGCGCCCGTTTTGTTCGAGGGGGCAGAGTCGACCGGCCGAGAGGAGATCGTCTTTATCCTTGAGGATTCCGAACGGTTGCGCCGCGGCGCGATCATTGACTGGCCCTGGAAACTGCGCCGCACTGCGAAGAAAAACGGCCCGTGGGTCTACGAGCTGTTCAACATCAGGGAAGACCCTTATGAAAAGGACAACGCCTACGAAAAGGCGCGGGCGCACCCGGAGATCGTCGACCGCCTCAGCCGCCGGCTTGATCACCTGAAAAAGGAGGCGCCGCCCGCCCTCTGGCAGACGGGCGACGGGGATAAGCCCGAAGGCTGGGAGCCTCCGGAAGTGATTGGCCCGGATGCGTGAAGAGCGGAAAGGGAAGATCGTGGAACGGGGGGATCGGTGGGGATCGTGAAACGTGGCACGAGGAAGTCGTGCAACGAGGAAATCGTGACACGTGAAAATCGCGGAACGGGGGATCGGTGGGGATCGTGAAACGTGGCACGAGGAAATCGTGGAACGGGGAAATCGTGCAACGTAAAAATCGTGACACGTGAAAATCGCGGAACGGGGGATCGGTGGGGATCGTGAAACATGGCACGAGGAAGTCGTGCAACGTGTACCGTGCCCCGTGCCACGAAAAACCCGTGCCACGAAAAAAGACGGATTTGAAACCGGCAGTGGAAGGCGATTTTCCTCCGGCCGGAACGGCCGGAATAAGGAGTGGTTATGAAGAAGCATTTTGCGCTGGTCGTCATGCTGACGCTGTGGCTGTTGGCCGGCCCGCTGCGGGCGGCGGATAAACGGCCGAACATATTGCTGATCATCGCCGACGACCTCGGCTTCTCGGATCCCGGCTGCTACGGGAGCGAAATTCATACGCCGAACCTCGACCGGCTTGCGGCGGAGGGCACACGGTTCACCCGTTTCTATAACTGTGCGCGCTGCTGGCCGACGCGGACCTCGATCATGACGGGATACTATGCGACCCAGACGGGCGCGGACCCGAATTTGGGGAACGGGAACTACGTCGACTGGACCACGCCCCTGCCGCAGATGCTCGAGCCGCACGGTTATCGCACCTACCACTCCGGCAAATGGCATGTCCAGGCGACCGGCTGCCTCTCCGCACACTCCGCGGGATTCGACCGCGCCTACGACGAGGCGCAGGGGTGGCTCTACTATACGCCGTTCTACCACGCACTCGACGGTGAGATGCTCCCGCAGCCGTCGCTCGAGGACGACTACTTCATGGACCGGGCGATCGGTACCCGCATGGTCGAGTTTCTCGAGCAGCACTTCGACGAACACAGCGACCGCCCGTTTTTCGCCTATCTGTCGTTCCTCGGCCCGCACTATCCGCTCAAGGCGCCGGAGGAGTTTGTCGACAAGTACGAAGGCGTCTACGACGAAGGATGGGACGCCATCCGTCGCCGCCGCTTCGAGCGCCAGCGGGAACTCGGGTTCCCGTCGGACTGGGAGCCGGCTGCGCCGGAACCGCATGTGATCTCCGAGCACTCGCCCCAGACGGATGCCGCGCGCGGGGAGCAGAACGAGAAGCTCGGTTTCGAAGACGTCTACCGCTACACGCCGTGGGATTCGCTCAGTCCGGAGCGTCAGCGGCAGCAGGCGGACAAGATGGAGATTCACGCCGCGATGGTCGATCACCTCGACCACCAGATCGGCCGCGTCCTTACTCTGCTTGAGCAGAACGATGCGCTCGACAACACGCTCGTAATGTTCCTCTCCGATAACGGTGCCGACAGCACTCAGATGTATCCCGATCAGCAGATGAAAGCGGAACAGCTCTACTACCACGACCCCGAGGCGCGCTGGGGCAGCGAATACACCGTGCTCGCGCTCGGCCCCGCGTGGTCTTCGGCGTGCAACACTCCCTTTCGCCGCCACAAGATCTGGACGCACGAGGGCGGCATCGCCACGCCGCTGATCGTACGCTGGCCGGAGGGGCTCGAAGTCGAAGCCGGGTCGTTCGTCCATGCTCGAGGCCATGTGATCGACTTTATGCCGACCTTCCTCGAACTCGCCGGCGGCGCGGTTCGCCCGCCTGCAGAGGCGGCCCCCCCGTTCCCCGGCAGGAGCATGCTTCCCGCCTTCCGCGGCGAACCCATAGGTCACGAGGTGCTCTATTTCAAACACGCCGGCAACCGCGCGCTGATCAAGGGCGAGTGGAAGGTCGTTTCGGCGGCGATAGATGAAAATGAATGGGAGCTGTACCATCTCGCGGAGGACCGCACGGAGATGCATAACCTGCGCAGCAGTCACTTCGAAAAACTGCGGGAACTGGTTCTCGAGTGGCATGAAATCGACAACCGTTACGGGAGACAGGGCGGGTACACGAAATGAGCACGTTCCCCGGAAAAGAGAGGCGGAGGGTGAGGTGACTTCAAAGGAACGGACGTTAAGGGCGATTCATTTCGAGGAGCCGGACCGGGTGCCGGTCAATTACATGTGCAACCCGGGGATCAATGAGCGCCTGAAGCGACACTTTGGGCTCGCCCCGGAGGACAACTACGGCCTGCTCGCCGCGCTCGGAGTGGACCTCTATACGTTCTGCCCGATGTACACGGGCGCTCCGCTGTTCGATCCCGTCCCCGACCGCCAAATCAATGAATGGGGCATGCATACGCGCTGGGTTGAACACGGGTCGGGCGGCTACTGGGACTACTGCGATTTCCCGCTCAGGGAAGCAGAGGCGGAGCGGCTCGCCGAATGGCCGATGCCCGATCCCGACGACTTCAACTACGACGAGGGCGCGGCGCTCTGTGCGCAGTACCCCGACAAGTTCTGGATGGTCGGCAGCCCCGGGGTGGGCGACTTCATAAATTCGAGCGGCATGCTGATGGGCACCGAGGACGTGCTGATCCGTATGGCGGAGGGCGACGAGGCGTTTATGGACTTCTGGGACCGGCGGCTCGAGGTGCAGCTCGGCATGCTTGAACGGGCCATCGACCGCTGCGACGGCCACCTCGATATGATCTGGATGGGCGAAGACCTCGGAACTCAGCTCGGTCCGATGATCAGTCTGGACATGTACCGCGACCTGCTGCGTCCGCGCCATCATAAGATCATCGATCTCGGTCACGCCCACGGGTTGCCGGTCATGATCCACAGCTGCGGATCGAGCAGCTGGGCGTTCGAGGACTTCGTCGACATGGGCATCCGGGTGGTCGATACCCTCCAGCCCGAGGCGGCGAACATGGATCCCGCGTATCTCAAGCAGAATTTTGGCAGTCGGCTCGCATTTCACGGCTGCATCTCCACCGCCGGTCCCGTGGCCTCGGGTACGGTCGAAGATACCGTCGCCGACTGCCGCGCGAAACTGGAGGTCCTGATGCCGGGGGGCGGGTACTGCTTCGCTCCCACCCACGCCCTGCAGGACAACTCCCCGACGGAAAACGTGGTCGCGATGTACGAGGCGGTGCGAACTCACGGTCGATACTGAATGGATGTAACTGCGCCGCTGCGCGAGTAGAAGGGGGTAAAAAGAGATGGTTGGATTCAAAGAATACAGAAAGAGCATTCGCGCAGCGTTGTTCGCGGCGGCGCTGTTCCCGCTCCTGGCGCTGGCGAAACCCGAACGGCCCGACCTGATCCTGATTATCGCCGACGATCTCGGCCAGCAGATCGGATGTTACGGCGACCCGAACGCCGACACTCCCAACCTCGATCGCATGGCGGCGGAGGGCGTGATGTTCCGCAACGCCCATGTCACGGCTGCGTCGTGCAGTCCCTCGCGCGGCAGCATCATGACCGGCCTCTACCCGCATCAGCACGGGATGATGGGCCTCTCCCACTTCGGGACGGAGCGTATGCACGACGACGTGCCGAAACTGCCCAATCAGCTCAAAAAACTCGGCTACCGCACGGCCCTGATCGGGAAATCGCACTTCCAGCCGCGCGATCAGTTCACGTTCGACTACTACAACGAGGATATGGGCCACATCAACCGGGACCGCGATGTGCTGTGGCAGAACGAGCGTGCGGCGGATTTCCTCGACGCCGTCCCCGAAGACACGCCGTTCTTCCTCATCGTCAGTTACATCGACCCGCATCGCGGGGCTTCCGACGTCAAGGGCCCCTACGGCCCCGGCCGCAACATCCGCTTCCCGCGCGTCAAACAGGGCCTGCCCGCCGATCCCCCGAAACCCGAAGACATCGAGCCCTTCCCGTTCTACGGACTCGATTCGCCCGAAATCCGTGAGGAACTCGCCGACTTCTACGGCGCGGTGGCGCGGCTGGACATCGGCGTGGGTGATCTGCGCGAAAAACTGGAAGCGCGCGGGGTGTGGGACGACTCGCTGATACTCTTTATCGGTGATCACGGGCCCGACGTGACCAGGGGCAAGATGGCCGTCTACGAATGGGCGACGC
It contains:
- a CDS encoding sulfatase, translated to MVGFKEYRKSIRAALFAAALFPLLALAKPERPDLILIIADDLGQQIGCYGDPNADTPNLDRMAAEGVMFRNAHVTAASCSPSRGSIMTGLYPHQHGMMGLSHFGTERMHDDVPKLPNQLKKLGYRTALIGKSHFQPRDQFTFDYYNEDMGHINRDRDVLWQNERAADFLDAVPEDTPFFLIVSYIDPHRGASDVKGPYGPGRNIRFPRVKQGLPADPPKPEDIEPFPFYGLDSPEIREELADFYGAVARLDIGVGDLREKLEARGVWDDSLILFIGDHGPDVTRGKMAVYEWATRVPFIVNAPGAPEGLVREELVSSIDLFPTFIDAASAGESAPHQGRSLLGLLREGPAPAWRRYLFTEYITHVPWHFYPRYTARDHRYKLILNIYGGERENPLDPRNYCNAWWEAQKPKYREMPIRDVYERVEHPPRVELYDLRSDPYEFTNLASRADLQGVRENMLTAIDDWRRLTDDPFLDPAEREEQDRKGLDYRKQWEKRRGAGH
- a CDS encoding IS30 family transposase; this encodes MEQNQNSRKGKHLTRVERMVIERMSRGGIPPRDIAAALERHPRTIQRELKRGTVTHRDSEWREYRTYSSDRGQDLHDYHATARGPGLRLGRNYALAEFIRCRIVEHKESPDVVAFRMRQAGLEEVVCTKTIYNYIDKGVIFGLSNESLWEKRKRAKRRKRGARRLAKRISKGKSIDQRPEGAETREEFGHWEMDLVTGPTRGSNAALLTLVERRHRITIIRKLPDKSQASVLKVLRGLEREHGSRCFRQIFKTITVDNGSEFLDFEALEASSFSKQQRTQIFYAHPYSSWERGSNENGNRMIRRFVAKGRDIARFTKQKIRDIELWINNYPRRILDFMTPHELFTNELKTIS
- a CDS encoding arylsulfatase, whose amino-acid sequence is MKKHFALVVMLTLWLLAGPLRAADKRPNILLIIADDLGFSDPGCYGSEIHTPNLDRLAAEGTRFTRFYNCARCWPTRTSIMTGYYATQTGADPNLGNGNYVDWTTPLPQMLEPHGYRTYHSGKWHVQATGCLSAHSAGFDRAYDEAQGWLYYTPFYHALDGEMLPQPSLEDDYFMDRAIGTRMVEFLEQHFDEHSDRPFFAYLSFLGPHYPLKAPEEFVDKYEGVYDEGWDAIRRRRFERQRELGFPSDWEPAAPEPHVISEHSPQTDAARGEQNEKLGFEDVYRYTPWDSLSPERQRQQADKMEIHAAMVDHLDHQIGRVLTLLEQNDALDNTLVMFLSDNGADSTQMYPDQQMKAEQLYYHDPEARWGSEYTVLALGPAWSSACNTPFRRHKIWTHEGGIATPLIVRWPEGLEVEAGSFVHARGHVIDFMPTFLELAGGAVRPPAEAAPPFPGRSMLPAFRGEPIGHEVLYFKHAGNRALIKGEWKVVSAAIDENEWELYHLAEDRTEMHNLRSSHFEKLRELVLEWHEIDNRYGRQGGYTK
- a CDS encoding arylsulfatase B, with translation MNIVRKVALAAVVWLGATVAFGAASRQPNVVLVMADDLGWGDVGYHGGEAATPNIDRISSQGVRFSRFYAQPICSPTRAALMTGRYAWRSGMASGVVLNHLDYGLPLDEVTLGEVMKSAGYGTYCVGKWHLGHVTPEYLPTERGFDYHYGLYTAIDHFTHKWNGALDWHRNREPLREEGYATDLLGDDCVRIIEEHEFDEEPMFLYHPMFAVHAWNQSTEEYMAPYSDVKDPKRRGLLGLIAAMDNQFGRIVDALEARGQLQNTLVFFLSDNGGCERQAGENGPLRAGKGSYYEGGVRVPAFAYWLGKIEGGRTSDALAHAVDIMPTLANLVGAELPDKPIDGRDLAPVLFEGAESTGREEIVFILEDSERLRRGAIIDWPWKLRRTAKKNGPWVYELFNIREDPYEKDNAYEKARAHPEIVDRLSRRLDHLKKEAPPALWQTGDGDKPEGWEPPEVIGPDA
- a CDS encoding uroporphyrinogen decarboxylase family protein, which codes for MTSKERTLRAIHFEEPDRVPVNYMCNPGINERLKRHFGLAPEDNYGLLAALGVDLYTFCPMYTGAPLFDPVPDRQINEWGMHTRWVEHGSGGYWDYCDFPLREAEAERLAEWPMPDPDDFNYDEGAALCAQYPDKFWMVGSPGVGDFINSSGMLMGTEDVLIRMAEGDEAFMDFWDRRLEVQLGMLERAIDRCDGHLDMIWMGEDLGTQLGPMISLDMYRDLLRPRHHKIIDLGHAHGLPVMIHSCGSSSWAFEDFVDMGIRVVDTLQPEAANMDPAYLKQNFGSRLAFHGCISTAGPVASGTVEDTVADCRAKLEVLMPGGGYCFAPTHALQDNSPTENVVAMYEAVRTHGRY
- a CDS encoding sugar porter family MFS transporter; protein product: MKERAGGNMLYVALIAMVAALGGLLFGYDTAVISGAVGFLRDFFDLSPAMTGWAASSALIGCIFGAALAGTLSDRLGRKKTLIFAAVCFFISAVGSAMPRSLTEFVLFRILGGVGVGAASLTSPMYIAEVSPARIRGRMVTVNQFAIVLGMVVVYFVNFFIERHGAGISETWNLNFGWRWMFASESVPALLLFLLLFLVPESPRWLVKMGREKIANGVLTRVDGPAHAEHELREIRTNLAHEGGSLAQLFQPRMRILLIIGISLAILQQVTGINVVLYYAPEIFKDLGADMNAALLQTVAVGLVNMTFTVIALYTVDRFGRKPLMVIGSAGMGLSLLTLGFGFFFRATGAWALIFVLIYIACFAMSLGPVVWVVLSEIFPTRIRGRAMALSTVVLWISCYAVSQTFPIMNDHPVLVDTFNHAFPFWVYAAFCAVTIFVVLRYVPETKGKSLEEIERMWIE